In Nitrospirota bacterium, the sequence AAAAACTTTTTTACAAGCGCACTCATCTCCGCAGGAACAGACGTAAAGCACATTGGACGGGCCTTTGCTCTTTTTCTTTGCTCCTTCGGCCACAGTCAACCCTGCAATTAAAAGTACTACCAACATCAGTGCAGACATAACTACCGCTTTTCTCTTCATAAAACCCTCCTTAAAATTTTAGTTCAACAATCATGATTGTACCACAAACGCCAAATGAAAGGGTACGGTTTTGTGGAGAGAGTATTAGTTCATAATGCCGGCAATTTTCTTAGCTTCTGTAATGCGATCTAACATATCTTCTTTCAGTTTTTTCATTTTTTCAAAGTTTGCCCATGCTGTAAGCATTAGCCAGTTGATGGAATGCTCAACGGCATCCTCTGTCACCGAACGCCTTGCAAGGCGGTTTAGCAAATCCAAAGTGGAGGTTACTTGTATAAAGCCTGAGTTAGAAGCACTTATACCATTGTCTTCTCCGATTTGTTTAAAACCATCGTGTTTACTGTCCATTTTTGAGTACCCCCTTGTAAAATGATTACATGATTACATAAAGCTTACATTCTTTCAATATAAAAAGTCAACATATTTTTGTAGAAATCTTACATTTTTATGTTATACTTACCACGTGGTCGAAAAAAAAGAGCCAGTTGTCAGGGAAATACTTTCGACAAGAGTGCGTCCCGAGCTTATTAAAAAAATGAAATTCCTCTGTGTTGAGGAAAATAAACGTATGAATCAGTTGTTTGAAGAGGCTATTGAGCTGCTTCTTGTCGAATATAAGAAAAAAAAGGGCAGACTCTTTGATTAGTTATGTGTGTATAGTTTAGAACATTAAAAATGCTGAAAAAAATATCGATTCCGGTTGTTTTTTCATTAGTTTTATTTTTTCATGTCATCAAGCTGGATAAAATTCCTATAGGGCTTTTTGTAGATGAAACATCTATAGGCAACAACGCATATTTAATTGCAAAGTACGGATTTGATGAAAACAAAGTGCCATATCCTTTGTTTTTTAAGGCATTCGGCGAGTACAAAAATCCTCTGTACATATACGTAAATGCAATAGTGTTCAAAGTGCTGGGGTTTTCTGAGTTTAATCTTAGATTCACCAGTTTTCTGTTTTTTGCGTTATTTATAGTGGTGTTGTATTTTTTTATAAAACGGATTTTTCCTGATAATAAATATGTATGGCTTTATGCTCTCATAAGCGCCGGGACTCTCCCCTGGTTTTTCACTGTTTCAAGAATAGCATTTGAGGCTGTTTCACAATTAACTGTTGTGATACTTTTTTTGTTTTTTATTTATAGAACCTATGAAGAGGATTTTTCCACCTCCCCTTTTAACACTAAAAAGCTCTTTTTTGCAATTGCCTCAGGAGGGTTTCTGGGACTTTCCGTATATTCCTACACAAGCTCAAGGCTTTTAGCATTCCCCATGGCCATTGCAGTTGTTTTAATATACATACGAAGGAGATATTTTTTACGAAACATCTGTTTTATTCTCTCATTTATGGCATCGCTGATTCCGTATGCCGTCTTTGTACAAAAACACCCCGTAGCTCTTACTGTCAGATTTAAAGAAACCACTTATTTGTATGACCCTGCATTGTCTTATTTGGGAAAAGCACTGATCTTTGTCAAAAACTATATTTCCTACTTTACTCCACAGTATTTGCTAACCAAAGGTGATGCTAATCTCAGACTCGGAATCGGAAACTTTGGAGTTATATATGTAACGGTCTTTGGTCTTTTTATTTTTTGGGTATATCTTGCAGTAAGGAAAAGACACATCAAAGAAAACAAGTTTCTCAAATTGATTACAGCCTTTCTTGTCATATCCCCTGTGGCCGGCGCTATGACTTATGAGTGTCCACAGTCACTGAGGGGACAGCTTATCGGGCTTTTTTTGCTGATACTGTCAGCTTATGCCTTTGATGAGCTAAAAAACTATAAGTCAAGGAAATTGATAACCACTACTGTGTTTATCACTCTGATTGCACAGGCCACATTATTTATCACTCTGTACTTTTTCGTATATCCTCCTAAAACCGTTGAGGCTTTCATAGGCTATGGGTTTAAGTATGCCTTTAAAAAAGGAATAGACTATAATCCTAAAAAGTTAAATCTGGTTAATGATGAGTTTTTCACATACATTCGCTTTTATAAGTACGTACTTGAAAAAGAAGGCGGCTACTTCAATCCGGCACTATCTGATAAAACAAAAGGAACATGCTACTTATACTATGATAAAACCGAAAAGGCTGACCGTGCCCTCCCTCAGATATGTAAAGGAACAGAATATATTGACGACGGTATGAGCGGTTCGCGCTTCAGAGTCAGATGCTGCCAGAGCACAGAGTGAGGAAGTAGAGGCAAAGGAAAATAAGTAAGGGACAAAGATGTCAATTTAAAACAAGCAATAGAATATTTCATGAAGGCTCTTAAGATATATACCGAAAAAGATTACCCGACTGATTACAAACAAACGAAATCAAATCTTGATAAAGCACAAGGTATGTTGGGGCGTGAATAAATCTTTTAATCTGCTCGTCTGTTTAGCGGGCAGAGCTCGCTGTGAAACTTTTTAAGCGGCGGTACGCCGGTTAAAAAACTTAAAATCACTCTCACCCAAACAAGACATTAAACTAAACCACCCAAACGTTATCAACAAACTGAGGGGGCAAGGGGAAATTCCCCAAAGGGGAGACCCCTGATAATTAGGTAGGATAGGGTTTAAGGGGAAAGGGTAAAGCCCTTTCCCTTAGAATTTGTATATTATATACATCTTCATATATACTAAGACTTAGATTATGGAAAAGATAACTGTCATAGGAGCAGGAAGCTGGGGAACGGTGCTTGCCAATATGCTTGCGTTGAAGGGCCATACGGTTACGCTATGGGCTTATGAGGCTGAAACGGCTCAAGCCATATTAAAAACCGGTGTAAATGAAACCTTTATGCCGGAGCTTAAACTTTCGTTAAATGTAAAACCTACTAACGACATTAATGAGGCGGTTGATTCGGTAAAATATGTGATTTTTACCGTACCGTCACAATTTTTGCGTAAAGTCCTCAGTCTGCTAAAATCCAACTTACCGCAGGATGCAGTAGTTGTAACAGCTATAAAGGGAATTGAGAAAGTTACTCTTATGACAGCAAGCACTATAATAAGGGATTTCCTGCCTAATGAGGTCACGGCTTTGTCAGGTCCCAGTTTTGCAAGGGAGGTGGCGCTAAAAAAACCGGCAGCCGTCTCCCTTGGCGTTTTAAACGACAGTATTGGACGCACGTTGCAGGATATATTTAATACAGAATATTTTCGGGTTTATATAAATGACGACATCACAGGTGTAGAGCTGGGAGGCGCATTAAAAAACGTAATAGCCATAGCATCTGGCATATCGGACGGACTGTCTTTGGGATTTAACGCACGTGCTGCACTGATTACCAGAGGACTTTCTGAAATAGTCCGGCTGGGGGTTAAGATGGGAGCCCGTGAGCGCACGTTTTCCGGATTAAGCGGAATTGGCGATTTGGTTTTAACCTGCACTGGGACGCTTTCAAGAAACTACAGCGTAGGAAAGAAACTTGGAATGGGTATGACTCCGGATGAGATAGTTAAAAGCATGAAAGCAGTAGCTGAGGGT encodes:
- a CDS encoding glycosyltransferase family 39 protein, with the protein product MLKKISIPVVFSLVLFFHVIKLDKIPIGLFVDETSIGNNAYLIAKYGFDENKVPYPLFFKAFGEYKNPLYIYVNAIVFKVLGFSEFNLRFTSFLFFALFIVVLYFFIKRIFPDNKYVWLYALISAGTLPWFFTVSRIAFEAVSQLTVVILFLFFIYRTYEEDFSTSPFNTKKLFFAIASGGFLGLSVYSYTSSRLLAFPMAIAVVLIYIRRRYFLRNICFILSFMASLIPYAVFVQKHPVALTVRFKETTYLYDPALSYLGKALIFVKNYISYFTPQYLLTKGDANLRLGIGNFGVIYVTVFGLFIFWVYLAVRKRHIKENKFLKLITAFLVISPVAGAMTYECPQSLRGQLIGLFLLILSAYAFDELKNYKSRKLITTTVFITLIAQATLFITLYFFVYPPKTVEAFIGYGFKYAFKKGIDYNPKKLNLVNDEFFTYIRFYKYVLEKEGGYFNPALSDKTKGTCYLYYDKTEKADRALPQICKGTEYIDDGMSGSRFRVRCCQSTE
- a CDS encoding NAD(P)-dependent glycerol-3-phosphate dehydrogenase, with protein sequence MMEKITVIGAGSWGTVLANMLALKGHTVTLWAYEAETAQAILKTGVNETFMPELKLSLNVKPTNDINEAVDSVKYVIFTVPSQFLRKVLSLLKSNLPQDAVVVTAIKGIEKVTLMTASTIIRDFLPNEVTALSGPSFAREVALKKPAAVSLGVLNDSIGRTLQDIFNTEYFRVYINDDITGVELGGALKNVIAIASGISDGLSLGFNARAALITRGLSEIVRLGVKMGARERTFSGLSGIGDLVLTCTGTLSRNYSVGKKLGMGMTPDEIVKSMKAVAEGVETSLSAYELSVKNAVEMPIVEQVYKVIHQGKDPGLAVKELMSRELKREF